Proteins from a single region of Phyllopteryx taeniolatus isolate TA_2022b chromosome 10, UOR_Ptae_1.2, whole genome shotgun sequence:
- the wfs1b gene encoding wolframin isoform X2 gives METSPSGIPNPSPSPPAAARTGPPSPQSCPKLAMPPPPSSSTTSSQPAPRLYSRSSSLPTPTASPLRSSVRSPSHLGRAQLNAASSATAGTSSGAAVPTTPEPEEPDEEANLEEVAERAKTGDAKAQTKMGRFFLALAQERDEELNNCTAVTWLVQAAKQGRKDAVKLLQQCLFSREGITLENYEEVKKLCTETRFERGVRKAALLMYWKLNPERKRSVTVSEMLENVEHVRIDQDKRVSQGPLNSSAKKQRRVLEAMVTSESISDVGMDEFVEMTKKYAQGMVPPPAVAGMSGSDDDVDDVVVRNPDELPLHQKLLKFPLHALLEIKEHLIDWASRAGMQWLSALIPTHHVNALIFFFIISNLTIEFFLFLIPLLVFHLSFFSMVICTLRVFQNSKAWENVRALTDLLTHFEPGLDVEQAETNFGWTHLEPYLYFLLSVVFVVFSFPVADKSWIPCSELAAVALFFTVTAFLSLHASAKLFARRALLTEVLSGACSLAYLLPDSLWVLRIFGRTLVSVPLGDIVALNFGVPCALYGHLVYLLFRMAQLRGFKGTYLCLVPYLVCFTWCELCLVFLSNATAIGLIRTCAGYFLFLFALPILSLGLAAMLIIQLLQWFVALEITKMAVTLIVCFVPVVLRLWTRFSLNPIVVFRSLSRSSIVKLILVWLSAVLLFCWMYVYRSEGMKVYNSTLTWPEYSNMCGPLAWKESNMAQTQILCSHLEGHRVTWTGRFKYVRVTDIENGAQSVINLLPVFVGNWMRCLYGQPYPACDRTQTPPVGPHPFLSPLLQDPLCKLKQLTKHECHVKCFDRYKFEVTMGMPQERKTKNGTVVEDEDATKDIVLRASNEFKSVLLHLNTGSMVEFSTILEGRLGSKWPVFELKAIHCLSCGNARLPSSRQYKIEHDWRRTVQSALQFGFDFFFNPFLTARIRQLPDTETDTVIEVTGS, from the exons ATGGAAACCTCACCATCAGGCATCCCAAACCCCAGTCCTTCTCCTCCTGCCGCTGCGAGGACAGGCCCTCCCTCTCCACAATCTTGTCCGAAACTCGcaatgccgccgccgccgtcctcCTCGACAACCTCATCTCAGCCGGCGCCACGTCTTTATTCCCGCTCCTCTTCGCTCCCCACGCCGACAGCTTCGCCACTCCGCTCGTCCGTCAGAAGCCCCTCTCACCTGGGAAGAGCTCAGCTCAATGCGGCTTCCTCTGCTACTGCTGGAACGTCATCTGGAGCCGCAGTTCCTACCACGCCTGAACCAG AGGAGCCAGACGAGGAGGCCAATCTTGAGGAAGTGGCCGAGAGAGCAAAGACGGGTGACGCTAAAGCGCAGACCAAG ATGGGCCGCTTCTTCCTGGCTCTGGCCCAAGAGAGAGACGAGGAGCTGAACAACTGCACCGCGGTCACCTGGCTGGTCCAGGCTGCTAAACAGGGCCGCAAGGATGCCGTGAAGCTGCTGCAACAGTGCTTATTCTCCAGGGAAG GCATCACTCTCGAGAACTATGAGGAAGTGAAGAAGCTGTGCACAGAAACTCGTTTCGAAAGGGGAGTTCGGAAAGCGGCTCTGCTCATGTACTGGAAGTTGAACCCTGAAAGGAAGAGGTCGGTGACTGTTTCAGAGATGCTGGAGAACGTGGAACACGTTCGCATAGATCAAG ACAAACGAGTCTCTCAAGGCCCACTGAACAGCTCTGCTAAGAAACAGAGGAGAGTTCTGGAGGCAATGGTGACCAGCGAGT CCATCTCTGACGTcgggatggatgaatttgtcgAGATGACAAAGAAGTACGCTCAGGGAATGGTGCCGCCCCCCGCAGTGGCGGGCATGTCAGGGAGCGACGACGATGTCGACGACGTGGTGGTGAGGAATCCAGATGAGCTGCCCCTACACCAAAAG CTGCTGAAGTTCCCGCTTCACGCTCTGCTGGAGATCAAGGAGCACCTCATCGACTGGGCGTCGCGGGCGGGCATGCAGTGGCTCAGCGCCCTCATCCCCACGCACCACGTCAATGcgctcatcttcttcttcatcatctcCAACCTTACCATAGagttcttcctcttcctcattcCTCTGCTGgttttccacctctccttcttCTCCATGGTCATCTGCACACTGCGGGTATTCCAG AATTCCAAAGCTTGGGAAAACGTCCGGGCTCTGACCGACCTGCTGACTCACTTTGAGCCTGGTCTCGATGTGGAACAAGCCGAGACCAACTTTGGATGGACACACTTGGAGCCCTATTT ATACTTCTTGCTCTCCGTGGTCTTCGTAGTGTTCTCCTTCCCGGTGGCCGACAAGTCGTGGATCCCGTGCTCCGAGCTGGCCGCGGTGGCTCTCTTCTTCACCGTCACAGCCTTCCTCAGCCTCCACGCCTCCGCCAAGTTGTTTGCCCGCAGAGCTCTGCTCACGGAAGTACTCTCGGGGGCCTGCTCCCTCGCTTACCTGCTGCCGGACTCACTGTGGGTGCTCAGGATTTTCGGAAGGACGTTAGTCTCGGTGCCTCTGGGCGACATCGTGGCACTGAACTTTGGGGTACCATGCGCCCTTTACGGCCACCTGGTCTACCTCCTGTTCCGCATGGCCCAGTTGCGGGGCTTCAAGGGGACTTACCTGTGCCTGGTGCCGTATCTGGTTTGCTTCACGTGGTGTGAACTCTGCTTGGTGTTCCTCAGTAACGCCACCGCCATCGGCCTCATACGAACCTGTGCAGGctacttcctcttcctcttcgcCCTGCCCATTCTCTCCCTGGGCCTGGCCGCGATGCTCATCATCCAGCTCCTGCAGTGGTTTGTCGCTCTGGAGATCACCAAAATGGCAGTCACGCTGATCGTGTGCTTCGTGCCGGTCGTTTTGAGGCTTTGGACCCGCTTCAGCCTGAACCCCATTGTGGTATTTCGCTCTCTATCTAGGAGCAGCATCGTTAAACTCATCCTGGTGTGGCTCAGCGCCGTGCTGCTCTTCTGTTGGATGTACGTGTACAGGTCGGAGGGCATGAAGGTGTACAACTCCACCCTCACGTGGCCAGAGTACAGCAACATGTGCGGCCCGTTGGCGTGGAAGGAGTCCAACATGGCCCAAACTCAGATCCTCTGCTCGCACCTCGAAGGCCACAGGGTCACCTGGACGGGACGCTTCAAATACGTGCGTGTGACAGATATCGAGAACGGGGCGCAGTCTGTCATCAACCTGCTTCCTGTGTTCGTTGGGAATTGGATGCGTTGTCTGTACGGTCAGCCGTATCCTGCGTGCGACAGGACGCAAACCCCGCCGGTGGGCCCTCACCCTTTCCTGTCCCCGCTGCTCCAAGACCCCCTCTGTAAACTCAAACAACTCACCAAGCACGAATGCCACGTGAAGTGCTTTGACCGCTACAAGTTCGAAGTCACCATGGGCATGCCGCAAGAGAGGAAGACCAAGAACGGGACTGTCGTGGAGGACGAAGACGCCACCAAGGACATCGTCCTGCGCGCCAGCAACGAGTTCAAGTCAGTGCTGTTGCACTTGAACACGGGAAGCATGGTAGAGTTCAGCACCATTCTAGAGGGACGTCTGGGCTCCAAGTGGCCTGTTTTCGAGCTGAAAGCCATTCACTGCTTGTCATGCGGCAATGCCCGCCTGCCCAGCAGCAGACAGTACAAGATCGAACACGACTGGAGGCGCACGGTCCAGAGTGCCCTGCAGTTTGGCTTCGACTTCTTCTTCAACCCCTTCCTGACCGCGCGAATACGCCAACTCCCTGACACCGAAACCGATACTGTGATAGAAGTGACAGGGTCATAG
- the wfs1b gene encoding wolframin isoform X1, with translation METSPSGIPNPSPSPPAAARTGPPSPQSCPKLAMPPPPSSSTTSSQPAPRLYSRSSSLPTPTASPLRSSVRSPSHLGRAQLNAASSATAGTSSGAAVPTTPEPEEPDEEANLEEVAERAKTGDAKAQTKMGRFFLALAQERDEELNNCTAVTWLVQAAKQGRKDAVKLLQQCLFSREGITLENYEEVKKLCTETRFERGVRKAALLMYWKLNPERKRSVTVSEMLENVEHVRIDQDKRVSQGPLNSSAKKQRRVLEAMVTSESISDVGMDEFVEMTKKYAQGMVPPPAVAGMSGSDDDVDDVVVRNPDELPLHQKVGASQSGMENSHDSDPTSLCLSRHQLLKFPLHALLEIKEHLIDWASRAGMQWLSALIPTHHVNALIFFFIISNLTIEFFLFLIPLLVFHLSFFSMVICTLRVFQNSKAWENVRALTDLLTHFEPGLDVEQAETNFGWTHLEPYLYFLLSVVFVVFSFPVADKSWIPCSELAAVALFFTVTAFLSLHASAKLFARRALLTEVLSGACSLAYLLPDSLWVLRIFGRTLVSVPLGDIVALNFGVPCALYGHLVYLLFRMAQLRGFKGTYLCLVPYLVCFTWCELCLVFLSNATAIGLIRTCAGYFLFLFALPILSLGLAAMLIIQLLQWFVALEITKMAVTLIVCFVPVVLRLWTRFSLNPIVVFRSLSRSSIVKLILVWLSAVLLFCWMYVYRSEGMKVYNSTLTWPEYSNMCGPLAWKESNMAQTQILCSHLEGHRVTWTGRFKYVRVTDIENGAQSVINLLPVFVGNWMRCLYGQPYPACDRTQTPPVGPHPFLSPLLQDPLCKLKQLTKHECHVKCFDRYKFEVTMGMPQERKTKNGTVVEDEDATKDIVLRASNEFKSVLLHLNTGSMVEFSTILEGRLGSKWPVFELKAIHCLSCGNARLPSSRQYKIEHDWRRTVQSALQFGFDFFFNPFLTARIRQLPDTETDTVIEVTGS, from the exons ATGGAAACCTCACCATCAGGCATCCCAAACCCCAGTCCTTCTCCTCCTGCCGCTGCGAGGACAGGCCCTCCCTCTCCACAATCTTGTCCGAAACTCGcaatgccgccgccgccgtcctcCTCGACAACCTCATCTCAGCCGGCGCCACGTCTTTATTCCCGCTCCTCTTCGCTCCCCACGCCGACAGCTTCGCCACTCCGCTCGTCCGTCAGAAGCCCCTCTCACCTGGGAAGAGCTCAGCTCAATGCGGCTTCCTCTGCTACTGCTGGAACGTCATCTGGAGCCGCAGTTCCTACCACGCCTGAACCAG AGGAGCCAGACGAGGAGGCCAATCTTGAGGAAGTGGCCGAGAGAGCAAAGACGGGTGACGCTAAAGCGCAGACCAAG ATGGGCCGCTTCTTCCTGGCTCTGGCCCAAGAGAGAGACGAGGAGCTGAACAACTGCACCGCGGTCACCTGGCTGGTCCAGGCTGCTAAACAGGGCCGCAAGGATGCCGTGAAGCTGCTGCAACAGTGCTTATTCTCCAGGGAAG GCATCACTCTCGAGAACTATGAGGAAGTGAAGAAGCTGTGCACAGAAACTCGTTTCGAAAGGGGAGTTCGGAAAGCGGCTCTGCTCATGTACTGGAAGTTGAACCCTGAAAGGAAGAGGTCGGTGACTGTTTCAGAGATGCTGGAGAACGTGGAACACGTTCGCATAGATCAAG ACAAACGAGTCTCTCAAGGCCCACTGAACAGCTCTGCTAAGAAACAGAGGAGAGTTCTGGAGGCAATGGTGACCAGCGAGT CCATCTCTGACGTcgggatggatgaatttgtcgAGATGACAAAGAAGTACGCTCAGGGAATGGTGCCGCCCCCCGCAGTGGCGGGCATGTCAGGGAGCGACGACGATGTCGACGACGTGGTGGTGAGGAATCCAGATGAGCTGCCCCTACACCAAAAGGTAGGCGCATCACAGTCGGGGATGGAAAACTCGCACGACAGTGACCCGACTTCTCTGTGTCTGTCCCGTCACCAGCTGCTGAAGTTCCCGCTTCACGCTCTGCTGGAGATCAAGGAGCACCTCATCGACTGGGCGTCGCGGGCGGGCATGCAGTGGCTCAGCGCCCTCATCCCCACGCACCACGTCAATGcgctcatcttcttcttcatcatctcCAACCTTACCATAGagttcttcctcttcctcattcCTCTGCTGgttttccacctctccttcttCTCCATGGTCATCTGCACACTGCGGGTATTCCAG AATTCCAAAGCTTGGGAAAACGTCCGGGCTCTGACCGACCTGCTGACTCACTTTGAGCCTGGTCTCGATGTGGAACAAGCCGAGACCAACTTTGGATGGACACACTTGGAGCCCTATTT ATACTTCTTGCTCTCCGTGGTCTTCGTAGTGTTCTCCTTCCCGGTGGCCGACAAGTCGTGGATCCCGTGCTCCGAGCTGGCCGCGGTGGCTCTCTTCTTCACCGTCACAGCCTTCCTCAGCCTCCACGCCTCCGCCAAGTTGTTTGCCCGCAGAGCTCTGCTCACGGAAGTACTCTCGGGGGCCTGCTCCCTCGCTTACCTGCTGCCGGACTCACTGTGGGTGCTCAGGATTTTCGGAAGGACGTTAGTCTCGGTGCCTCTGGGCGACATCGTGGCACTGAACTTTGGGGTACCATGCGCCCTTTACGGCCACCTGGTCTACCTCCTGTTCCGCATGGCCCAGTTGCGGGGCTTCAAGGGGACTTACCTGTGCCTGGTGCCGTATCTGGTTTGCTTCACGTGGTGTGAACTCTGCTTGGTGTTCCTCAGTAACGCCACCGCCATCGGCCTCATACGAACCTGTGCAGGctacttcctcttcctcttcgcCCTGCCCATTCTCTCCCTGGGCCTGGCCGCGATGCTCATCATCCAGCTCCTGCAGTGGTTTGTCGCTCTGGAGATCACCAAAATGGCAGTCACGCTGATCGTGTGCTTCGTGCCGGTCGTTTTGAGGCTTTGGACCCGCTTCAGCCTGAACCCCATTGTGGTATTTCGCTCTCTATCTAGGAGCAGCATCGTTAAACTCATCCTGGTGTGGCTCAGCGCCGTGCTGCTCTTCTGTTGGATGTACGTGTACAGGTCGGAGGGCATGAAGGTGTACAACTCCACCCTCACGTGGCCAGAGTACAGCAACATGTGCGGCCCGTTGGCGTGGAAGGAGTCCAACATGGCCCAAACTCAGATCCTCTGCTCGCACCTCGAAGGCCACAGGGTCACCTGGACGGGACGCTTCAAATACGTGCGTGTGACAGATATCGAGAACGGGGCGCAGTCTGTCATCAACCTGCTTCCTGTGTTCGTTGGGAATTGGATGCGTTGTCTGTACGGTCAGCCGTATCCTGCGTGCGACAGGACGCAAACCCCGCCGGTGGGCCCTCACCCTTTCCTGTCCCCGCTGCTCCAAGACCCCCTCTGTAAACTCAAACAACTCACCAAGCACGAATGCCACGTGAAGTGCTTTGACCGCTACAAGTTCGAAGTCACCATGGGCATGCCGCAAGAGAGGAAGACCAAGAACGGGACTGTCGTGGAGGACGAAGACGCCACCAAGGACATCGTCCTGCGCGCCAGCAACGAGTTCAAGTCAGTGCTGTTGCACTTGAACACGGGAAGCATGGTAGAGTTCAGCACCATTCTAGAGGGACGTCTGGGCTCCAAGTGGCCTGTTTTCGAGCTGAAAGCCATTCACTGCTTGTCATGCGGCAATGCCCGCCTGCCCAGCAGCAGACAGTACAAGATCGAACACGACTGGAGGCGCACGGTCCAGAGTGCCCTGCAGTTTGGCTTCGACTTCTTCTTCAACCCCTTCCTGACCGCGCGAATACGCCAACTCCCTGACACCGAAACCGATACTGTGATAGAAGTGACAGGGTCATAG